The Leucoraja erinacea ecotype New England chromosome 22, Leri_hhj_1, whole genome shotgun sequence genome includes a region encoding these proteins:
- the LOC129707851 gene encoding uncharacterized protein LOC129707851, with protein MFLQASPSAVPGNTTSIKQSIISPSLHAPSGLTSLQHLVKNGLQDARTTRIYGCNSIGNLIDTESWERERFEEGNMMLVWVLVLTALLASDVAETTDSLEPEVTQLHLEKRGLVNGPCAENWFYYPALSSCYRFFPQELTWLDAETFCNLQQSYGHLATVALSDQNTFINNVIGTVSKAHAWIGLNDSRKMMDLGMICPVMQKLVLFVPTNCAMIRRLQNDPLILSSSGSNALISL; from the exons ATGTTCCTGCAGGCATCTCCCTCAGCTGTGCCTGGAAATACAACAAGCATCAAGCAGTCCATTATCTCCCCATCCTTACATGCTCCTTCTGGCCTGACttcactccagcaccttgttaaAAATGGCCTCCAAGATGCCAGAACTACACGTATATACGGATGCAACAGCATTGGAAACCTCATCGACACAGAgagctgggagagagagag GTTCGAGGAAGGAAACATGATGCTGGTGTGGGTTTTGGTGCTGACTGCACTGCTTGCCAGTGATGTAGCAG AGACGACCGATTCCTTGGAACCGGAGGTGACTCAGCTTCACCTTGAAAAACGTGGCTTAGTCAATGGACCGTGTGCTGAAAATTGGTTTTATTATCCTGCCTTAAGTTCCTGTTACCGGTTTTTCCCTCAAGAACTGACATGGTTAGATGCTGAG acGTTCTGCAATCTGCAACAAAGTTACGGACATCTGGCTACCGTGGCCTTGAGCGATCAAAACACATTCATTAACAACGTGATTGGTACAGTGAGCAAAGCACATGCTTGGATTGGCCTAAACGACAGTCGCAAG ATGATGGATCTTGGAATGATTTGCCCTGTGATGCAAAAGTTGGTTTTATTTGTTCCTACAAACTGCGCTATGATTAGAAGACTCCAGAATGATCCCCTCATCCTTTCCAGCAGTGGATCCAATGCTTTGATTTCTTTGTAG